TCAACACCATCAAGACGACCGTCGAGCGAGCGAAGCGGGCCTTAGAGGAACAGGACATCGGATGGGAAGACAGAGAGTGGAACGACACGGTGCTGAAACTCGACACCGACAGTCCCGGCACGACGTGGGCCTCCTTCCACGGCTGGATTCACGGCCAAGAGGAGGTTTCGGCGATTCCAGCAGAAGTGCTCGCCCCCGAACCGGGCGAGCGCGTTTGGGACGCCTGTGCCGCGCCGGGGAGCAAGACAACGCAACTCGCCGCGCTGATGGACGACGAGGGACTGGTCGTGGCCAACGACAACAACCTCGGGCGTCTCTCGGCGCTCCGGTTCAACACCGAACGACTCGGCGTGACCAACGCCGCCGTGACCAACACCGACTCGCGGAACTTCTCGCTCAAGCCGTTCGACAGCGAACCGTTCGACAAGTCGCTCGTGGACGTGCCCTGCTCCTGCGAGGGGACGATTCGGAAGAATCCAACTGCACTCGACGAGTGGTCACTGGGCCACGTCGAGAGCGTCGCGGGGATTCAGAAGGGCATCCTCAAGCGCGCGATTCAGGCGACGAAGAAGGGCGGTACCGTCGTCTACTCGACCTGCACGTTCGCGCCCGAGGAGAACGAGGCCGTGCTCGACTTCGTGCTTGAGGAGGAAGACTGCCGGATGGTCGAGTTCGACATCGACCTCGAATCGCGTCCCGGAATCACAGACTGGGAGGGCGACTCCTACGACGAGAGCGTCGAGAAGGCCAAGCGGTTCTACCCGCACCTCAACGACACGGGTGGGTTCTTCACCGCGAAACTGGAGGTGGAAGGATGAGCCAAAAAACCAACAACGGCCAGCAGTTCGACCGACTGCCGGAGACGGAGGAAGACCGAGAAGTCGGGGAACGGGCGACGAGAGAGGAAGTAGTGGAATGGTGGGACGAGCGCTTCGAGATTCCGCCCGAAACCTTCGAGGAGTTCACCTTCTGGGAGAAGGGCAAAGGCAAAATCTGGATTCTGCACGGGGAAGTCTCCTCGCCGATTCGCATCGAAGCACTCGGTATGAAGTTCCTGCGGACGCGCCAGCGCCACTGGAAGCCGACGATGAACGCGGTCCAGCGGTTCGGCCGCGAGGCGAGCAAGAACGTCGTGGAACTCGACCGCGAGCAGGCCCGTCGGTTCGCCCGCGGGGAAGACCAGGACCTCGACTGGGAGGGTGACTGGGGCTATCTGGTCGCCGCCCACGAACTCGCTGGGGAACTGGAACCGCTCGGTGTCGGCCTGTTCTTGCACGGAGAGTTGCAGAGTCCCGTCCCGAAGGGACGACAGCGAGACCTCTGAACTGTCGGAACAACCAAACTACCGCATCCTCGATATTTTATACCCCGAGTTTGAAAGGGAGGTATGAACCGCCGCGCGCTCCTCGCGACCGTGGTCTCTGGGACGATTGCAGGCTGTGGCGGGCGCTTGGTCGGACCGGACTTGGACGCCAACGCGATAGCGACCTACCTCCGCGATTACATCAACGAGGCCCGAACTGACCGCGGTGTCGGCTATTTCGCCACGGCAGAGAAACTGACGAAAATCGCCCGTTACCACGCGGAAGACATGCTCGAAGACTCGTACTTCCACATGACTTCGCCCGACGGCGAATCACTCCCGGACCGCTATCGGAAGTTCGACTTCTCGTGTGGCGGCGTCCCCAAAGAGTCGCGCGGACCGCGCGTCGGCAACGCCGTCCTGTTCAGGATTCGGTTCGAGTCCGAGTCGTACACGGAGCGAACGATAGCCCAGAAGTTGTTCGACCACCTGTTGAAGAGCAAGGAGAAGAAAGAACTCGCGTTCTGGGACTTCTGGGACTCCCAAGGCACTGGCGCGGCCGTCGGCACAGACCGAGCAGGTCGGACGCTGGTGTACGCTGCCCAGTACTACTGTTGAGACTTCTCTCGGACGGTCCCACCACTCAGTCCGTCCCACTCGACCGCAAAACCTACTTCCGACAGCACTGCGCTGGCGTCTTCGACGCCGAACTCCGCAAGCAGCGACTCGACTTCCCCGAGCGCCATTCCCGCCTCGATTTCGTCTGCCAGTTCCGCGAGAACCGAAGGGCGAATCAGCGTTCGACCCACCAGTTCGTGGTCTGGGAACGCCTTCCCTTCGATTGCTTCCTCACCGACACCGTACTCGGCGGCGAGCGTTTCGAGAGAAACGGCGTCGGCATCGGGAGACAACTCTTCGGGTAAATCAGCCGCGCTCTCGGCGACCAACTCGTCTTCGTATCGCCGGAGGGCGTCGCGTACGTCCTTCAGTCGAATCGTCTTCGAGTAGGGAATCGCGCGGTGGTCGCGGGCCTCGATGCGCTCGCCGACGCCCAGACTCTCGTCCACCGCGACGAGCAGTTCCACGTCCTCGACCTGTTCCAGTTGTCCCAACTTCTTCTTGACGTACTCTGGCGTCCAGAAGCCCATGACTTCGAAGAAGATGCGGAAGTCCACGTGCTGATAGTCGAACGCGAAGTCCGGAATCATCACTCGCGCACCAGTTTCGAGGGGTTCCGGTTCACGTACGAGGTCCCAGTCTAAGTCGAGCGAGTCGAATCGCGTGGCGAAGTCGGCCTCGACGCCGCTGTCGAACGTGACCCCCGCGACTGGTTCGACGCCCGGCACGCCCACTGGGTCCGAGTCAGTCAGTGACAGTTCGCGGTCCGTGCCGTAGTCGTCGATGGTCGCAACGAGAGACCACGAGTCGGCTTTGGCGATAGTTCGAAGTAGGCGCGCGAAGCGAGTGCCGTAGCGTCGTGTCGAGCGAAAGAGCGAGTCAGGGCCTGTGACGACGACCTCTCTTCCGTCGTCCGTCTTGCGAATCTCGTACATCAGTCGGAGTCGCTTGACGGCCGAGACGAGCGCCTTGGGGTCAGAACTCCGGACGCGCAACTCGGTCGCGTCGAACAGCGCGGTCTGGGCCAGCGAGAGGTTGTACTGCGCGAGCAGTTCGTCGGGACTCCATCGCGGGTCGAACTCGGTCAGAATCTGGCGCTCGTCCAAGTCGGCGTACAGCGAGCCAGCAACTGCCTCGGCGTCAGTGTCTCCGCCTGTGAGTCGGTCGCTGGCGCGTTCGAGTGCCACCGTTCGTTCCTCCTCGGAGACGACGCCGACGGCTTCTGCTTCCGCGAACGCGACTCGACGGGCGCGTTCGGGGGCGACCGGGGCTTGGGTCTCGAAGACTGCCTCTCGTCTGAGCAACTTCGCGAAGCCCCGAACGAGTTTGAAGTCGTCCGCCTCGCCTTCGAGGTCCGAGAGCGCGCCGTCGAGCGTCGCCCGCGTCTCGCCGACGCTCCCCTGAAACGTCCCGAGGACCCGCGCGGCCAGCGGCCGGTGTTCGCGCTCGGCGAACTGGGGGTGGAAGCCACCACCAGCGCGCGAGACCCGCAACAGGTCCTTCGTGAGCATACCGACTACTCGGGGAGGCTGGTACAAAAGCGGTCGGAAGCAGAAGACTCATTCCGCTGGACTGGGACGCGATGGACATGCGCCGACGAGACACGTTACGCACGGCCGGGTCGGTCCTCGCAGTCGGAACGCTCCTCCCGCTCGCTGGCTGTTCCGGGAACGACGAGGAGAACGGAGCCTCCTCGCTCACGGTCAAGTCCTTCGACTACGCGAAGGGCGATTCGGGGAACCTCGTCGTCCCCATCACCGTGAAGAACAGCGCCGACTCGAAGGCGAGCGGGACGCTCGACGTCGATGTGAAAGCGAGCAAGAAGACGAGCGAGAACGGGAGCGACAGCGGCGGAACTGTATCGAGTCGCAAATCGCTCGACGTCACCGTTCCTGGGGGCGAGACGAAGCAGTTCGAGGTGTCGTTCGGCTTCACGGTCGAGCAGTTCAAGCGAAAGGGCAGCCTCGATATCGACTTGCGGACCTGAGAACAGGTATCGTCATCTCGTTCTCATCTCCTCCTGTCGGCGACTCGTTCTTCGGCCGTCTCGACGCTCACGACTTCGTAGAGCAGTGCGGCCCGGCCGTCTTTCTTAGGGCGGAGAATCCGCCCGAGTCGTTGGGTGAACTCACGTTCGCTTCCGCTTCCGGAGAGGACGACGGCGACGTTGGCGTCGGGCACGTCTACCCCCTCGTCCAAGACGTTCGAGGTGACGATTCGAGAGTAGTCGCCCTCGCGAAACGATTGGAGGATTTCCCGGCGCTCGGCCGCGCCGGTTTGGTGAGTGACTGCGGGAATCAGGAATCGCTCGGAGAGGCGATAGACGAGGTCGTTGTGCGCGGTGAAGACGATGACTCTGTCCTCGCGGTGGCGGGAGAGAATCGATTCGAGCGTCTCGACCTTCCCCTCGCTGTTCATCATCACGTCGCGGGCGCGCTGTTTGGCGAGCAGTGCCTCGCGAGCGCGTGGGTCGTTGCCGGAGCGTTTGACGAGTTCTTGGTAGTCACTGCCGCTCTGCATGTCGATGCCGGACTGGATAACGTAGTCGCGGAACACCTTCTGGTCTGCCTCGTACCGCTCGCGCTCTTCGTCGGTCAACTCGACTTCGACCCGCTTGATGTCGTAGGGCGCGAGGTGGTCGCCCGCGAGTTCGTCGGGGGCGATTTCGTACACTTTCGACCCGACGAGGTCGCCGACGACTTCGTGGGCGTCGTCCGGTCGCTCAAAGGTCGCAGTCAGGCCCATCCGAGCGGGGGCCGCAAGCAATCGAGCGATTTGTCGGTAGCCCTCGCCGCCGAGGTGATGCACTTCGTCGAAAATCACGAAGCCGAATCGGTCGCCCAACTCGTCTGCGCGGAGATATGCCGAGTCGTACGTCGAGACGGTGAGGGCTTCGACGCGTTGTTCGCCACCGCCGAGTTGCCCCACAGGCACGTCGAACTCCGCTTCGAGTTCCCTGCGCCACTGTTCCAGCAGGTCGATAGTGGGGACGACGACGAGCGTCGCGGTCTGCAACTTCTCGATGGCCTTCACGCCGATGACCGTCTTGCCGCTTCCAGTGGGGAGTTCGAGGACGCCCCATTGGGGTAGTGTATCGCGGTCCTCCCACGCATCGAGCGCGTCCTGCTGGTAGGACCGCAGTTCGTAGCCGGAGTAGAGGTCAGGGAGATTGGATGCGTCGAGAACGCGGTCCTCGTAATCGATGCCCGCCGCTTCGAGATGCTGACGAAGCGCGGCGTAGCGGAACGCGGGCGCTCTTCGGGTCTTCGAGCGTGGGTCTTCCTCGGTGTGGGGAAGGCCGAGGTCCGCGTCGGGTGGGTCAGTCTCGACTCGGATTGTCCCCTCCTCGAAGCGGAGCGTCACGTCGGCAGTAGACACGTTGGTCGTCCTCGGCACTCGCGGGGCTTAAACGAACCGCCACACGCCAGAACGCTCGGTCTCTCGACTGAGAGTATCGCTCGGGGACACCGGCCACCAGCAACGCTCGGTGACAAATACGACCGAAATCGGCCGGTGACACGAACACCGGGTGGGACTGAAAGGGGTCGCCCGGTCGCGCCCGAAGGGCGTGGTCGTCTGGGCGGGCACTATTCGGCGTGCGGTTTGCGCCGAATATCCCGGCCAGCGACCGCGAGCGGGCGAGGGCTTTCGAAGTGGTCGAAGTCACGAAGGCTCTCGCGGTTCGTAGCGAGCGTCCGAGAACTTTCGAGACAGTCCCAGTAACCCCAGAACCCGAAACCTACAGATACCTGATCTGAACGATGCTTGCCGAATCGGGCAGGTCGATTAAGGTCTTTCGCCGCGTACCAACCAGAGACCACTATGGGGGACCAAGAGCAACGGGAGGCGGCGAAGTACATCGACCAAATCATCGAGGAGGTAGCCGCGTGGCCCCACGTCAACACGGTCGAGCACCGCTTCGAGGGCCGCGAGTTTCAGTTGGGGCCGCGCGAGGTGGGTCACGTCCACCGCTGGGGCATCGTGGACGTGCCGTTTACGAAGCGACTGCACGACCAACTCATCGAGGAAGGACACACTGGCGAGCATCACGTCGTGCCCGAATCGGGGTGGACGACCCACTACGTCGAAGGCGAAGAGGACGTCGCGCAGGCGATTTGGTTGCTTCGGTTGTCGTATCTCTACCACGTGAAGACGCTGAAGCAGACGCCAGCGGGGTCGGAGAAATTTGGAGACGTGGACGTGGACGAGGAGTTAGAGGCGTTGGAGATTAGCGACGAGTTACGGGCGGCGTTCGAGCGCCGTCCCGAACCGTAACTCGAAGGCTCTACACGACTGTCGTGTCGGCTCGGTCCCGACTGACCGGCGTAGTATCTGACCCGACTCATCCGCCCGCTTTCTGAATCCTTAAACTGCTCCGACACCACGTACCGGACATGACCGAGGAGGAAGTCACCGAGCAGGTTCCCGACGAGGAGTCCAAGCAAGAAGCGGAGGAGACCCCCGAACCGACTCTCTCCGAGCAGAGCGAGGCCCTCGTCGCGGAAGTCGCCGCCGCGGACGACGAACTGGCCGCCGACCTCGAAGCACACCTCGCAGACCTCGAATCTGAGAAGGAAGAAGCGAAAGCAGAGGCTGAGGACTTCGAATCCCGTCTCAAGCGCAAGCAGGCGGACTTCCAGAACTACAAGAAGCGCGCGAAGAAGCGCCAAGAACAGATGGAAGCCCGCGCCACGGAGGACCTCGTGGAGCGACTACTGGACGTACGAGACAACCTGAAACGCGCCGTCGAGGACGACCACGAGAACGTCGAAAGTCTCAAAGAGGGCGTCGAGATGACGCTGAAAGAGTTGGACCGCGTGTTTGCGGACGAAGACGTGGCGGAAATCGACCCCGACCCCGGCGCGGAGACCGACCCACAACGTCACGAAGTGATGATGAAAATCGACAGCGAGCACCCCGAAGGGACGGTTGCAGACGTCTATCAGCCGGGCTACGAGATGGGCGAGAAAGTGCTTCGGCCCGCGCAAGTGACCGTGAGTGATTCGGACGACGATACGTAGAGAACTATCTCTGAAATCGAGAGCTGACAACAACTTCTACTTCTGCGACTACCTCGAAAGTCCCGAACGCTCGTGATTACTCGGCAGACGCGGTTTGTCCGCGGCGATGCTGTGCGGTCTTCTAGGTATCGGGAGTAGCTAGCGTCACTGCGTTCGTCGTTACTACATCAAAGTCAGAGCAACTGCAGTTTCCTCGTAGAAAGCCCCCAGACGCTCACTAAGAACCGCAGAAGTCATAGTGACTGTGACCGCTTCGAAAGCCCCCGGGCGGTCGCGGTCCATTCTTTGTCTCACGAACCGATACCGTTCCTTCTCTGACCGGCCGAAACACGCCGCAAGAAACAATCCACGAGTGTGACATGACTTCCCACCGAGCAGTGGAATTGTGGTCGGATATATAAGTACCACATCGGTCGTCGTTAGATTTTTGTGAAATCGCAAGCGGGCGGTCGAATCCGTCGAGAGCGCGTGACGCGGTAACTAGCAAGGCTTAAAGGCCACAAAACGCAACGTAACGACAAGATGGCGACTAACAAGATTCTGGGTATCGACCTCGGTACCACGAACAGCGCGTTCGCGGTAATGGAAGGCGGCGACCCCGAAATCATCGTCAACGGCGAAGGTGAACGAACGACACCCTCTGTCGTCTCGTTCTCCGACGACGGCGAGCGCCTGGTGGGCAAACCGGCGAAGAACCAAGCGGTCCAGAACCCAGAGCGCACGATTCAGTCTATCAAGCGCCACATGGGCGAGGACGGCTACACCGTCGAAATCGACGGGGAGGAGTACACCCCCGAGCAGATTTCGGCGATGATTCTCCAGAAGATCAAGCGCGACGCCGAGGAGTATCTCGGTGACGACGTGGAGAAGGCCGTGATTACTGTTCCGGCGTACTTCAACGACAAACAGCGCCAAGCGACCAAGGACGCTGGCGAAATCGCTGGCTTCGACGTCGAGCGCATCGTCAACGAACCGACCGCGGCGTCGATGGCGTACGGACTCGACGACGAGTCCGACCAGACGGTTCTCGTCTACGACCTCGGTGGCGGTACGTTCGACGTTTCTATCCTCGACCTCGGCGGCGGCGTCTACGAAGTCGTCGCGACGAACGGTGACAACGACCTCGGTGGCGACGACTGGGACGAGGCCATCATCGACTACCTCGCAGAGGAGTTCCAGAACGAACACGGCATCGACCTGCGGGAGGACCGCCAGGCCCTTCAGCGACTCAAGGACGCCGCCGAAGAAGCGAAGATCGAACTCTCCTCGCGCAAGGAGACCGAAATCAACCTCCCGTTCATCACGGCGACCGATTCCGGCCCTGTTCACCTCGAAAACAGTCTGACTCGCGCGAAGTTCGAGAGTCTCACGTCTGACCTCGTCGAGCGCACGGTCGAACCGACCGAGCAGGCGCTCTCCGACGCGGAAAAGGACAAGAGCGACATCGACGAAGTGATTCTCGTCGGCGGCTCGACGCGAATGCCCCAGGTCGGCGAGAAGGTCGAGGAGCTCACCGGCCAAGAGCCGAAGAAGAACGTCAACCCCGACGAGGCAGTCGGTCTCGGCGCGGCGATTCAGGGTGGCGTCCTCTCCGGCGACGTGGACGACATCGTCCTGCTCGACGTGACGCCGCTCAGCCTCGGTATCGAGGTCAAGGGTGGCCTGTTCGAGCGACTCATCGACAAGAACACCACGATTCCGACCGAGGAGAGCAAAATCTTCACCACGGCCGCGGCGAACCAGACTTCCGTGCAGGTTCGTGTCTTCCAAGGCGAGCGCGAAATCGCCGAGGAGAACGAACTGCTCGGCGAGTTCCAGTTGACGGGTATCCCGCCCGCGCCCGCTGGCACGCCGCAAATCGAAGTTTCGTTCAACATCGACGAGAACGGCATCGTCAACGTCTCCGCGGAGGACCAAGGCTCCGGTAACTCCGAAGAGATTACCATCGAAGGCGGCGCTGGCCTCTCGGACGACCAAATCGAGGAGATGCAGGAGGAGGCCGAGAAGCACGCCGAAGAGGACGAGCAGCGACGCGAGCGCATCGAGGCCCGCAACGAGGCCGAGAGCGCGGTCCAGCGCGCGAACACCCTGCTAGAAGAGAACGAGGAGGACATCGACGACGACCTCGAAGCCGACATCGAGGCTGCAATCGAGGACGTGCAGGAAGTGCTGGGCGACGAAGACGCCAGCACCGAAGAGCTTCAGGACGCCACCGAAAACCTGAGTACCGAGCTTCAGGAAATCGGCAAGCAGATGTACCAGCAGCAGGCCCAAGCCGGTGCAGGCGGTGCGGGCGCTGGTCCGGGCGGTGCAGGTGCGGGCGGCGCAGGTCCCGGCGGTATGGGAGGCATGGGCGGCCAAGGCCCCGGCGGCGCGGAAGGTCAGGGCCAAGGCGAGGAGTACGTCGATGCCGACTTCGAAGACGTAGACGACGAAGACGACAGCGACGAGTAGAAACCAGTAGCGACCCGCATTTCGGAGCGAGTCGCCAACGCACCCTTCAAGTGACTCCGTCTTTTATCGAGGTATAACGAATGAGCGAGGACTTCTACGAGGTACTCGGCGTTAGCAGGGACGCCGACGAAGACGAAATCAAGGACGCGTACCGCGAGAAGGCGACCGAATACCACCCGGACGTGAGTGACGACCCGAACGCCGAGGAGAAGTTCAAGCAGGTGAAGAAGGCAAAGGAGGTACTGACCGACGACCAGAAACGCCAAGCCTACGACCAGATGGGCCACGACCGCTTCGAGCAGGCCGACAAGCGCGGTGGCTTCGATGGCGGCCCCGGCGGTGCTGGTGGTGCTGGCGGCATGGGCGGCGGCCCCTTCGGCGGCATGGGTGGCGGCGGCAACATGGGCGGTGGCATGGGCGACATCTTCGAGCAGTTCTTCGGCGGCGGTGGCGGCGGCCAGCGCGGCCGCAACCGCCCACAGAAGGGCCAAGACCTGCGCACGCGACTGGACATCACGCTCGAAGACGCCTTCGAGGGCGTCCAAAAGCAGGTGTCGGTCCGGCGACCCGAGACCTGCGAGGACTGCGACGGCGAAGGCCATCCGCCGGGCACCGATTCGAACACCTGCCCGGAGTGTAACGGACAGGGACAGGTCACCCAGACCCAGCAGACTCCGCTCGGAAGAGTTCAACAAACGCAGACTTGTCGGCGCTGTGGCGGCGAGGGCGAGATATATGCGGAAACCTGTTCGTCCTGCGGCGGCGACGGTACAGTCCAGCGCGAAGCGACCCTCTCCGTGGAAGTTCCGGCGGGCATCCGTGACGGACAGACGCTCCAGATGGAACGCGAGGGTGCGCCCGGAGCGAATGGTGGGCCGAACGGCGATCTCCTCATCGAGATTGCTGTCGAGGAGCATCCGGACTTCGAACGGCAGGGCGACGACCTACACCACAACTACGCCATCTCGTTCCCGCAGGCGACGTTCGGCGACACCGTGGAAGTGCCGACGGTCGATGGCTCCGTCGAGATGGACGTGCCGAAGGGTACCCAGAGCGGCGAGACCTTCCGCCTGAAGGGCAAGGGGATGCCTCGACTCCGACGGCGCGGGCAGGGCGACCTCTACGTGCAAGTGCAGGTCGTCACGCCGACGGAGATGAACGACGAACAACGAGAGGCGCTGGAGGCCTTTGCAGAGGCCGGTGGAGAAGATGTGAACGTCGAACAGGGCTTCTTCGAGAAGATTCGGAATTCGATATAGATTTTCGCTGTGTTTTCGGCGTCTCCTCGCTCAGTCGCGTAATTCGCTGTTGAAACCGTAGTCGCTGCCCATCCAGTATGCGCGGAAGACGACGTAACCGAGAGCGAGCGCGACGCCGACGGTGATGAACGTGGTCAGGAGTTCCATGGTTTAGAATTCATCAGGCAGTTACATAACTGTGGTGATAGTTCTGTGAGGGAAATTGCCGGCGAAGACCTCTACTCACACGATGCCTATGAGAGACCGCACAGCACCGCTCCGCACCACGAGCGCCACGCCCTCCCCACCCGACTGCGTTTCTCAGGTCCGGAAACCGCGGTACGGCGCGGTTTCCGAGTTGCGATACTCATCCACCGTCAGAGCAAGCTCTGGTGAGCCTTGGCTCACATTCGTTCGCCAAGACCTCGCGCGAACGGTCGTGGCATCAACGCCGCGACTGAACACGCCGGTTCGTCGGTCAAAATTCAAGAAAGAGGTTCGGAGTCAAACTGGTACGAACCTTCAAATATCAGGCCGCGGCCAACTCTTTCCGAATGACCTACTCAAAGAGTCTCTAAGACACCCAAAACTCGCTCCTCCGCTTCTCGGCCGGGGTCGTACTCCGCGCCGTCGCGGTCGCTCTCCAGATGCTCGACCACGGTGCGCTCCATCGCCTCGGCGAGCGGCGTCGAGTCCCAGCCAAGATTGGCCAGTCTGTCCGTGTCGAGGACGTGCGGGTAGTCCCGGTAGAGGATGAAGTCGTCGGGAGAGAGGTCGGCGGCCGCGAGTTCGTTCCGCCCAGCGTGGACGATTTCGAGATCCGTGTCGAGTGCCTCCGCGATGAGTTCTAGCATCTCGTCTATCGTGACTAGTTGCCGGTCGCCGACGTTGTAGCACTCTCCGGGGGTGCCCTCCTCGGCGACGATACGGAGCGCGCTCGCCACGTCCTCGACGTACGCGCGGTGCCAGACGTTGTCGCCGTCGCCCGGCACGACGACGCGGTCGTAGCTTGCCACTCTCTCAATCCAGTAGTCCAGTCGCTCGG
The sequence above is a segment of the Halorussus halophilus genome. Coding sequences within it:
- a CDS encoding RsmB/NOP family class I SAM-dependent RNA methyltransferase, yielding MEALERYEPLIEDYDAFREACQRPLPSVVRVNTIKTTVERAKRALEEQDIGWEDREWNDTVLKLDTDSPGTTWASFHGWIHGQEEVSAIPAEVLAPEPGERVWDACAAPGSKTTQLAALMDDEGLVVANDNNLGRLSALRFNTERLGVTNAAVTNTDSRNFSLKPFDSEPFDKSLVDVPCSCEGTIRKNPTALDEWSLGHVESVAGIQKGILKRAIQATKKGGTVVYSTCTFAPEENEAVLDFVLEEEDCRMVEFDIDLESRPGITDWEGDSYDESVEKAKRFYPHLNDTGGFFTAKLEVEG
- a CDS encoding DUF7122 family protein, encoding MSQKTNNGQQFDRLPETEEDREVGERATREEVVEWWDERFEIPPETFEEFTFWEKGKGKIWILHGEVSSPIRIEALGMKFLRTRQRHWKPTMNAVQRFGREASKNVVELDREQARRFARGEDQDLDWEGDWGYLVAAHELAGELEPLGVGLFLHGELQSPVPKGRQRDL
- a CDS encoding CAP domain-containing protein, whose protein sequence is MNRRALLATVVSGTIAGCGGRLVGPDLDANAIATYLRDYINEARTDRGVGYFATAEKLTKIARYHAEDMLEDSYFHMTSPDGESLPDRYRKFDFSCGGVPKESRGPRVGNAVLFRIRFESESYTERTIAQKLFDHLLKSKEKKELAFWDFWDSQGTGAAVGTDRAGRTLVYAAQYYC
- a CDS encoding DUF790 family protein encodes the protein MLTKDLLRVSRAGGGFHPQFAEREHRPLAARVLGTFQGSVGETRATLDGALSDLEGEADDFKLVRGFAKLLRREAVFETQAPVAPERARRVAFAEAEAVGVVSEEERTVALERASDRLTGGDTDAEAVAGSLYADLDERQILTEFDPRWSPDELLAQYNLSLAQTALFDATELRVRSSDPKALVSAVKRLRLMYEIRKTDDGREVVVTGPDSLFRSTRRYGTRFARLLRTIAKADSWSLVATIDDYGTDRELSLTDSDPVGVPGVEPVAGVTFDSGVEADFATRFDSLDLDWDLVREPEPLETGARVMIPDFAFDYQHVDFRIFFEVMGFWTPEYVKKKLGQLEQVEDVELLVAVDESLGVGERIEARDHRAIPYSKTIRLKDVRDALRRYEDELVAESAADLPEELSPDADAVSLETLAAEYGVGEEAIEGKAFPDHELVGRTLIRPSVLAELADEIEAGMALGEVESLLAEFGVEDASAVLSEVGFAVEWDGLSGGTVREKSQQ
- a CDS encoding DEAD/DEAH box helicase family protein; its protein translation is MSTADVTLRFEEGTIRVETDPPDADLGLPHTEEDPRSKTRRAPAFRYAALRQHLEAAGIDYEDRVLDASNLPDLYSGYELRSYQQDALDAWEDRDTLPQWGVLELPTGSGKTVIGVKAIEKLQTATLVVVPTIDLLEQWRRELEAEFDVPVGQLGGGEQRVEALTVSTYDSAYLRADELGDRFGFVIFDEVHHLGGEGYRQIARLLAAPARMGLTATFERPDDAHEVVGDLVGSKVYEIAPDELAGDHLAPYDIKRVEVELTDEERERYEADQKVFRDYVIQSGIDMQSGSDYQELVKRSGNDPRAREALLAKQRARDVMMNSEGKVETLESILSRHREDRVIVFTAHNDLVYRLSERFLIPAVTHQTGAAERREILQSFREGDYSRIVTSNVLDEGVDVPDANVAVVLSGSGSEREFTQRLGRILRPKKDGRAALLYEVVSVETAEERVADRRR
- a CDS encoding luciferase domain-containing protein; this translates as MGDQEQREAAKYIDQIIEEVAAWPHVNTVEHRFEGREFQLGPREVGHVHRWGIVDVPFTKRLHDQLIEEGHTGEHHVVPESGWTTHYVEGEEDVAQAIWLLRLSYLYHVKTLKQTPAGSEKFGDVDVDEELEALEISDELRAAFERRPEP
- a CDS encoding nucleotide exchange factor GrpE; amino-acid sequence: MTEEEVTEQVPDEESKQEAEETPEPTLSEQSEALVAEVAAADDELAADLEAHLADLESEKEEAKAEAEDFESRLKRKQADFQNYKKRAKKRQEQMEARATEDLVERLLDVRDNLKRAVEDDHENVESLKEGVEMTLKELDRVFADEDVAEIDPDPGAETDPQRHEVMMKIDSEHPEGTVADVYQPGYEMGEKVLRPAQVTVSDSDDDT
- the dnaK gene encoding molecular chaperone DnaK: MATNKILGIDLGTTNSAFAVMEGGDPEIIVNGEGERTTPSVVSFSDDGERLVGKPAKNQAVQNPERTIQSIKRHMGEDGYTVEIDGEEYTPEQISAMILQKIKRDAEEYLGDDVEKAVITVPAYFNDKQRQATKDAGEIAGFDVERIVNEPTAASMAYGLDDESDQTVLVYDLGGGTFDVSILDLGGGVYEVVATNGDNDLGGDDWDEAIIDYLAEEFQNEHGIDLREDRQALQRLKDAAEEAKIELSSRKETEINLPFITATDSGPVHLENSLTRAKFESLTSDLVERTVEPTEQALSDAEKDKSDIDEVILVGGSTRMPQVGEKVEELTGQEPKKNVNPDEAVGLGAAIQGGVLSGDVDDIVLLDVTPLSLGIEVKGGLFERLIDKNTTIPTEESKIFTTAAANQTSVQVRVFQGEREIAEENELLGEFQLTGIPPAPAGTPQIEVSFNIDENGIVNVSAEDQGSGNSEEITIEGGAGLSDDQIEEMQEEAEKHAEEDEQRRERIEARNEAESAVQRANTLLEENEEDIDDDLEADIEAAIEDVQEVLGDEDASTEELQDATENLSTELQEIGKQMYQQQAQAGAGGAGAGPGGAGAGGAGPGGMGGMGGQGPGGAEGQGQGEEYVDADFEDVDDEDDSDE
- the dnaJ gene encoding molecular chaperone DnaJ, producing the protein MSEDFYEVLGVSRDADEDEIKDAYREKATEYHPDVSDDPNAEEKFKQVKKAKEVLTDDQKRQAYDQMGHDRFEQADKRGGFDGGPGGAGGAGGMGGGPFGGMGGGGNMGGGMGDIFEQFFGGGGGGQRGRNRPQKGQDLRTRLDITLEDAFEGVQKQVSVRRPETCEDCDGEGHPPGTDSNTCPECNGQGQVTQTQQTPLGRVQQTQTCRRCGGEGEIYAETCSSCGGDGTVQREATLSVEVPAGIRDGQTLQMEREGAPGANGGPNGDLLIEIAVEEHPDFERQGDDLHHNYAISFPQATFGDTVEVPTVDGSVEMDVPKGTQSGETFRLKGKGMPRLRRRGQGDLYVQVQVVTPTEMNDEQREALEAFAEAGGEDVNVEQGFFEKIRNSI